A genomic segment from Diospyros lotus cultivar Yz01 chromosome 5, ASM1463336v1, whole genome shotgun sequence encodes:
- the LOC127802664 gene encoding peptide chain release factor PrfB2, chloroplastic: MSSLILARRSSRNPNFRRHFATCFLSSDSHHLSPSNHRLAVLASGHALSGNSITGSSSVKFPYGSDSGLLSSIGCRLFGSPAAASAAEPSTSDGLTVEGIIANEWTILEESESDWKSHASAIARSIHLIKKRLQWKKLRVRLELLSLQLDKPDLWDDPVHAGKISREHGSLSSKMKDLKAFEEELLEHIDMINLAREENDADLELESVKALLEMRRGAKEKELEALLAGEHDCCSCFIEVQAGAGGTESMDWASMVMKMYKMWAQQHGYGVTVVDEMPGEIAGIKRATIKVDGEYAFGYAKAEVGVHRLVRISPFDSAKRRHTSFAAVAVIPILGNTSTHVQINESDLRIERFRAGGAGGQHVNTTESAVRITHIPTGVTATCQNERSQHQNKASAMAVLQARLDQLEMARQAQMNAQHTQSLTEISWGNQIRTYVLHPYQMVKDLRTNQEVSDPDSVLEGDIDNFILSFLSAALDRDEEDGR; encoded by the exons atgtcatctttgataCTAGCGAGAAGATCGTCGCGAAACCCTAACTTTCGACGCCACTTCGCGACCTGCTTTTTATCGTCTGATTCTCACCATCTCTCCCCTTCAAACCACAGGCTCGCCGTTCTTGCTTCTGGGCACGCTTTATCGGGGAACAGTATCACTGGGTCTTCGTCGGTGAAGTTTCCATATGGGTCGGATTCGGGCCTCCTCAGTTCAATCGGTTGCCGCCTGTTTGGTTCTCCGGCCGCAGCCTCCGCCGCAGAACCATCCACCTCCGACGGCCTCACTGTTGAAGGCATTATTGCCAACGAGTGGACGATTCTTGAGGAGAGTGAGAGTGATTGGAAGAGCCACGCCTCTGCCATTGCTCGGTCCATTCATCTAATCAAGAAACGGTTACAG TGGAAGAAATTGAGAGTCAGGCTGGAATTGTTATCATTACAATTAGATAAGCCGGATCTATGGGACGATCCTGTCCATGCTGGGAAGATAAGCCGTGAGCACGGCTCACTCTCGAGCAAGATGAAAGACTTGAAGGCATTTGAGGAAGAATTGCTCGAGCATATTGACATGATTAACCTGGCTCGTGAAGAGAATGATGCAGATCTGGAATTG GAATCAGTGAAAGCTTTACTTGAGATGAGAAGAGGTGCAAAAGAGAAAGAGCTTGAGGCTTTGTTGGCTGGGGAGCATGATTGTTGCTCTTGTTTTATTGAG GTTCAAGCTGGTGCTGGAGGTACAGAGAGCATGGATTGGGCTTCAATGGTGatgaaaatgtataaaatgtGGGCTCAACAGCATGGATATGGAGTGACTGTCGTGGACGAGATGCCTGGTGAGATAGCTGGAATTAAG CGGGCTACAATCAAAGTTGACGGTGAGTATGCATTTGGGTATGCCAAAGCAGAGGTAGGAGTCCACAGGTTGGTACGCATTTCGCCGTTTGATAGTGCCAAACGCCGGCATACTTCATTTGCAGCTGTGGCTGTAATACCAATCTTGGGCAACACATCGACCCATGTTCAAATTAATGAATCCGATCTCAGAATTGAACGGTTCCGAGCTGGGGGAGCCGGTGGCCAGCACGTAAATACAACTGAAAGTGCTGTGAGAATAACCCACATTCCTACAGGGGTCACCGCAACCTGCCAAAATGAAAG GTCACAGCATCAAAACAAGGCTTCTGCGATGGCGGTTCTTCAAGCCCGCCTCGACCAGCTTGAGATGGCTCGCCAGGCTCAGATGAACGCGCAACATACACAATCGCTCACAGAAATCAGTTGGGGCAACCAGATTCGCACTTACGTGCTCCAT CCTTACCAGATGGTCAAGGATCTTCGAACCAACCAGGAAGTTTCAGATCCCGACTCTGTCCTGGAAGGGGACATTGATAACTTCATCTTGAGCTTCCTGTCTGCAGCCTTGGatagagatgaagaagatggtCGATGA